From a single Microbacterium terrisoli genomic region:
- a CDS encoding LCP family protein has product MRTDPLTRVQRPVGQHAQNPSPRPLRQVLKLVAVVVAVVVVSASGVAAYAAFELGSTFSAHAVDLEGQGSAPPDVGAIAGGVNLFLAGTDVCEASFAPLFGGRCKGQDAVGERNDVNLLVHISASPRRVTVISIPRDLVIPTPSCRRPDGSTAPATAASMLNSTYGYGGLSCVVKTVSHLTGLTIPYAARITWGGVIQLTDVIGGVTVCVANGIDDPYTHLHLSPGDHTISGMTALQFLRTRHGVGDGGDLGRISNQQQYLSRLARKLMSQGTLSNPAVLLQLATAAVQNITPSKSLTDPLTLVQIALAVKSVPFDQIVFVQYPTMDDPADPNRVVPNEPAAQALWVALAANKRLVLTGGASQGNGVIVEKPKASPGPSSSVSSSGSPHPSPSRSTSSSGVKLPSSIAGQTAAEQTCSNGNG; this is encoded by the coding sequence GTGCGCACCGATCCCCTCACCCGGGTGCAGCGCCCCGTCGGTCAGCATGCGCAGAACCCGTCGCCGCGACCGCTGCGGCAGGTGCTGAAGCTGGTCGCTGTCGTGGTGGCCGTCGTGGTGGTCTCGGCATCCGGCGTCGCCGCCTACGCGGCGTTCGAGCTCGGGTCGACATTCTCGGCGCATGCGGTCGACCTCGAGGGACAGGGCTCCGCCCCGCCCGACGTCGGAGCGATCGCGGGCGGCGTCAACCTGTTCCTGGCGGGGACCGATGTGTGTGAGGCCTCGTTCGCGCCGTTGTTCGGCGGCCGGTGCAAGGGGCAGGATGCCGTCGGCGAGCGCAACGACGTCAACCTGCTCGTGCACATCTCGGCGAGCCCGCGACGCGTGACGGTGATCTCGATTCCCCGTGACCTCGTGATCCCCACGCCGAGTTGCCGGCGCCCCGACGGATCCACGGCGCCGGCGACGGCGGCATCCATGCTCAACTCCACCTACGGTTACGGCGGACTCTCGTGCGTCGTGAAGACGGTGTCGCACCTGACCGGGCTGACGATCCCGTATGCGGCGAGGATCACGTGGGGAGGGGTGATCCAGCTCACCGACGTGATCGGCGGAGTGACCGTGTGCGTGGCCAACGGCATCGACGACCCGTACACGCACCTGCACCTGTCGCCGGGTGACCACACGATCTCGGGGATGACCGCGCTGCAGTTCCTGCGCACCCGGCATGGGGTGGGCGACGGGGGAGACCTCGGTCGCATCTCGAACCAGCAGCAGTACCTGTCGCGCCTGGCGCGCAAGCTGATGAGTCAGGGCACGCTGTCGAACCCGGCGGTTCTGCTGCAGCTGGCAACCGCCGCCGTGCAGAACATCACTCCGAGCAAGAGCCTGACCGACCCGCTCACGCTCGTGCAGATCGCGCTGGCGGTCAAGAGCGTGCCGTTCGATCAGATCGTGTTCGTGCAGTACCCGACGATGGACGACCCTGCCGACCCGAACCGGGTCGTGCCCAACGAGCCGGCCGCGCAGGCGCTGTGGGTGGCACTGGCCGCGAACAAGCGGCTCGTGCTCACCGGCGGCGCGAGCCAGGGCAACGGCGTGATCGTCGAGAAGCCGAAAGCGTCGCCGGGTCCGTCTTCGTCCGTCTCGTCGTCGGGCTCGCCGCACCCGTCGCCGTCACGATCGACATCGAGTTCAGGGGTGAAGCTGCCGTCCTCGATCGCCGGCCAGACGGCGGCCGAGCAGACCTGCTCGAACGGCAACGGCTGA
- a CDS encoding HAD family hydrolase translates to MTSLSDSLPEAGDVDDVAVRASTRMLIALDVDGTVILEDESLSPGIVDAVAHARRAGHEVLLATGRSWEGTRGILAALDLSPEYVVCSNGAVVMRRTDEGLAAYERFHTETFDPAQVLGMLRENVPDAHYMVERADGHRLYTGTMDDWNLADAQQVAFDELGVQPVSRVVVVSPGHTEQDFIELVHRIGLNQVSYAIGWTAWLDIAPMGVDKASGLERVREWLGIERDRLLVIGDGRNDLGMFRWALEYGGRAVAMAQGPQEVRDAAGETTLSVADGGAAAVLGAL, encoded by the coding sequence GTGACCAGCCTCTCCGACAGCCTTCCCGAAGCCGGTGACGTCGACGATGTCGCTGTGCGGGCATCGACCCGCATGCTCATCGCGCTCGATGTCGACGGCACGGTGATCCTCGAGGACGAATCCCTGAGCCCTGGAATCGTGGATGCCGTGGCCCACGCGCGACGTGCAGGTCACGAGGTGCTGCTGGCCACAGGGCGCAGCTGGGAGGGCACCCGCGGCATCCTCGCGGCCCTGGATCTGTCGCCCGAATACGTCGTGTGCTCCAACGGCGCCGTGGTGATGCGCCGCACGGACGAGGGGTTGGCCGCCTACGAGCGGTTCCACACCGAGACGTTCGATCCCGCGCAGGTGCTGGGCATGCTGCGCGAGAACGTTCCCGACGCGCACTACATGGTCGAGCGCGCCGACGGGCATCGCCTGTACACCGGCACGATGGATGACTGGAACCTCGCCGACGCGCAGCAGGTGGCCTTCGACGAGCTCGGCGTGCAGCCTGTCTCGCGTGTGGTCGTCGTCTCGCCGGGGCACACCGAGCAGGACTTCATCGAGCTGGTGCACCGGATCGGGCTGAACCAGGTCTCGTATGCGATCGGCTGGACCGCGTGGCTGGACATCGCGCCGATGGGCGTCGACAAGGCCAGCGGTCTCGAACGCGTGCGGGAGTGGCTGGGCATCGAGCGGGACCGCCTGCTGGTGATCGGCGATGGACGCAACGACCTCGGCATGTTCCGGTGGGCGCTCGAGTACGGCGGCCGGGCCGTGGCGATGGCGCAGGGGCCGCAAGAAGTGCGGGATGCCGCGGGCGAGACGACGCTGTCGGTGGCCGACGGCGGCGCTGCGGCGGTGCTCGGCGCGCTGTGA
- the serS gene encoding serine--tRNA ligase, which translates to MIDPVLLRENPDLVRRSQVKRGESSQAVDAALAADADRRAAITAYEQLRAEQNAHGKLVASAPKEDKPALVAAAKDLSTRVKEAQQAVTAAEQHAHQVLQQIENIVIDDVPAGGEENFTTLRTHGEIPTFDFTPLDHLEIGEKLDAIDMERGTKVSGSRFYFLKGVGARLEYALMSLALNRAVEAGFVPMIPPTLVRPEVMEGTGFLGQHSDEVYLLEKQDLYLVGTSEVPLAGYHMGEILDLSAGAKRYAGWSTCYRSEAGSYGKDTRGIIRVHQFNKLEMFVYTTPDDAEAEHLRLVAMQERMLQDLGLSYRVIDVAAGDLGSSAARKYDIEAWVPTQDAYRELTSTSNCTTFQARRLDIRYRPDGGKTQPVATLNGTLATTRWIVAILETHQQADGSVVVPEVLRPFLGGLAVLEPVA; encoded by the coding sequence ATGATCGATCCCGTACTCCTCCGCGAGAATCCCGACCTTGTCAGGCGCTCACAGGTCAAGCGGGGCGAATCGTCGCAGGCGGTGGATGCCGCGCTCGCGGCAGATGCGGACCGCCGTGCGGCGATCACCGCGTACGAGCAGCTGCGCGCCGAGCAGAACGCGCACGGCAAGCTGGTGGCATCCGCGCCCAAGGAGGACAAGCCGGCGCTGGTGGCGGCGGCCAAAGACCTGAGCACCCGCGTCAAAGAGGCCCAGCAGGCAGTGACGGCCGCCGAGCAGCACGCGCACCAGGTGCTGCAGCAGATCGAGAACATCGTGATCGATGATGTGCCCGCCGGCGGTGAAGAGAACTTCACGACCCTGCGCACGCACGGCGAGATCCCCACATTCGACTTCACTCCGCTGGACCACCTCGAGATCGGCGAGAAGCTCGACGCGATCGACATGGAACGCGGCACGAAGGTCTCGGGCAGCCGCTTCTACTTCCTCAAGGGCGTCGGCGCGCGCCTGGAGTACGCACTCATGTCGCTGGCGCTGAACCGTGCCGTCGAGGCCGGGTTCGTCCCGATGATCCCGCCCACGCTCGTGCGGCCCGAGGTCATGGAGGGCACGGGATTTCTCGGCCAGCACTCCGACGAGGTGTACCTGCTCGAGAAGCAGGACCTGTACCTGGTCGGCACGAGCGAGGTGCCGCTGGCCGGCTATCACATGGGCGAGATCCTCGATCTGTCCGCCGGGGCCAAGCGCTACGCCGGCTGGTCGACGTGCTATCGCAGCGAGGCCGGTTCGTACGGCAAGGACACCCGGGGCATCATCCGGGTGCACCAGTTCAACAAGCTCGAGATGTTCGTCTACACGACGCCCGACGACGCCGAGGCCGAGCACCTGCGGCTGGTCGCGATGCAGGAGCGCATGCTGCAGGATCTGGGCCTGTCGTACCGGGTGATCGACGTGGCCGCGGGCGACCTCGGCTCCTCGGCGGCGCGCAAGTACGACATCGAGGCGTGGGTGCCCACCCAGGACGCCTACCGCGAGCTCACCTCGACCTCGAACTGCACGACGTTCCAGGCGCGGCGGCTCGACATCCGCTACCGTCCCGACGGCGGCAAGACGCAGCCGGTGGCGACATTGAACGGCACGCTGGCCACGACCCGCTGGATCGTCGCCATCCTCGAGACGCACCAGCAAGCCGACGGCTCCGTCGTGGTGCCCGAGGTGCTGCGCCCGTTCCTGGGCGGCCTCGCGGTGCTGGAGCCCGTGGCGTGA
- a CDS encoding diacylglycerol/lipid kinase family protein: MPDGQQRTRRCALIYNPVKADPARLRSHVAKAARAAGWQAPLYYETTPEDLGQDVTARALHEGVDAVLVAGGDGTVRAVSEALIGSRTPLTIVPSGTGNLLARNLALPLTDPDAAIAAAFTGERCAIDIGMMQLTREDGTTDEHAFVVLGGVGLDAAMIANTRTNLKKTMGWVAYIDGAARSLPKARSFRVVYQLIERRLHTTKIHSMMFANCGDLPAGIALVPGASVVDGMLDVAIIQPTGWFGWLGVWRKVWWDNSVMRRARTDRHAVERRHDSSVHYLRGTSIDAAVDIPQPVQIDGDEFGRAVRITARVLPGQLLLSVPVTVTH, encoded by the coding sequence ATGCCGGACGGTCAGCAGCGCACGCGCCGCTGCGCGCTGATCTACAACCCCGTCAAGGCGGATCCCGCACGACTGCGCAGCCACGTCGCGAAGGCCGCACGCGCCGCGGGCTGGCAAGCGCCGCTGTACTACGAGACCACGCCGGAAGATCTGGGGCAGGATGTCACGGCCCGCGCCCTGCACGAAGGGGTCGACGCCGTGCTCGTGGCCGGTGGCGACGGCACCGTCCGAGCGGTGTCGGAGGCGCTGATCGGCAGCCGCACGCCCCTGACGATCGTGCCCAGCGGCACCGGCAACCTGCTCGCGCGCAACCTCGCACTGCCCCTGACCGACCCCGATGCGGCGATCGCGGCCGCGTTCACCGGCGAGCGCTGTGCGATCGACATCGGCATGATGCAGCTGACCCGTGAGGACGGCACGACCGACGAGCATGCGTTCGTGGTGCTGGGCGGCGTCGGTCTGGACGCCGCGATGATCGCCAACACCCGCACGAACCTGAAGAAGACGATGGGATGGGTGGCCTACATCGACGGCGCCGCCCGATCGCTGCCGAAGGCGAGGTCGTTCCGCGTCGTGTACCAGCTGATCGAGCGCCGGCTGCACACCACGAAGATCCACAGCATGATGTTCGCGAACTGCGGCGACCTGCCGGCCGGCATCGCGCTGGTGCCCGGCGCCTCGGTGGTCGACGGCATGTTGGATGTCGCCATCATCCAGCCGACGGGCTGGTTCGGCTGGCTCGGCGTCTGGCGCAAAGTGTGGTGGGACAACAGCGTCATGCGGCGTGCCCGCACCGACCGGCACGCCGTTGAGCGCCGCCACGACTCATCGGTGCACTATCTGCGCGGCACCTCCATCGACGCGGCCGTCGACATCCCCCAGCCCGTGCAGATCGACGGCGACGAGTTCGGCCGCGCCGTGCGCATCACCGCTCGGGTGCTGCCCGGCCAGCTGCTGCTGTCGGTGCCGGTGACGGTGACGCACTGA
- a CDS encoding LLM class flavin-dependent oxidoreductase yields the protein MSTLPSPALSVLDLVPVRTGQTSAQAVAASLALVSRAEELGLRRYWFAEHHNMPAVASTTPPVLTAAAAARTHTIRVGSGGVMLPNHSPLIVAEQFAALEALAPGRIDLGIGRAPGSDPVITQLLRMSGTTSDVERFPEHVRDIARLASPEGAALQFSNGHTYDVHATPAATGSPKVWLLGSSDYSAQLAASFGLPYVFANHFAGEGLERALGLYRSQYQPSEAHPEPQTFLTVNAIAAPTHEEAEARALPQLRSMARLRTNQPMQPLESVEQAQATPMDGLAQTIIDAMRAKWFVGTGAEVAEQLRAFAAKWEVDEVMLSPIAGSYESEPMDAAPGRTQTLELLTAELA from the coding sequence ATGAGTACTCTGCCCAGCCCTGCCCTGTCCGTCCTCGACCTCGTGCCGGTGCGCACCGGGCAGACCAGTGCACAGGCGGTCGCGGCATCCCTCGCCCTGGTCTCCCGCGCCGAAGAACTCGGACTGCGCCGCTACTGGTTCGCCGAGCACCACAACATGCCGGCCGTCGCCTCCACCACTCCGCCCGTGCTGACCGCGGCCGCCGCCGCGCGCACGCACACCATTCGGGTGGGGTCGGGCGGGGTCATGCTGCCCAACCACTCACCGCTCATCGTCGCCGAGCAGTTCGCCGCACTCGAGGCGCTGGCACCGGGACGCATCGATCTGGGCATCGGCCGGGCCCCGGGCAGCGATCCGGTCATCACGCAGCTGCTGCGCATGTCGGGCACCACCAGCGACGTCGAGCGCTTCCCCGAGCACGTGCGCGACATCGCACGTCTGGCCAGTCCCGAGGGCGCCGCGCTGCAGTTCTCGAACGGGCACACCTACGACGTGCACGCGACACCCGCGGCGACCGGGTCCCCGAAAGTCTGGCTGCTGGGATCCAGCGACTATTCGGCGCAGCTCGCGGCGTCATTCGGCCTGCCGTACGTGTTCGCCAACCACTTCGCCGGCGAGGGACTCGAGCGCGCACTGGGTCTGTATCGCAGTCAGTACCAGCCGTCCGAGGCGCACCCCGAGCCACAGACGTTCCTGACGGTGAACGCGATCGCGGCTCCTACGCACGAAGAGGCCGAGGCCCGCGCACTGCCACAGCTGCGCAGCATGGCACGGCTGCGCACCAACCAGCCGATGCAACCGCTCGAGTCGGTCGAACAGGCCCAGGCGACGCCGATGGACGGCCTCGCGCAGACGATCATCGACGCGATGCGCGCGAAGTGGTTCGTGGGCACCGGCGCCGAGGTCGCCGAGCAGCTGCGCGCCTTCGCCGCGAAGTGGGAGGTCGACGAGGTCATGCTCTCGCCCATCGCCGGCTCGTATGAGAGCGAGCCGATGGATGCCGCACCCGGCCGCACGCAGACGCTCGAGCTGCTGACGGCCGAACTGGCCTGA
- the pheA gene encoding prephenate dehydratase has protein sequence MNSDAETSARRTYSYLGPAGTFTEAALAQVPEARGQNWHTVNNVPEALADVVDGRSDAAMIAIENSVDGGVSTTQDALATIPGLRIIGEYLVPVQFVLVARPGTSLADVHTIAAHPVAYAQCLDWLGAHVPSHAHLPASSNVAAAVEMLDGTTQVDAAIAPPGIVEHHHLELLGENIGDNPNAVTRFVLVGRTVAPPAPTGADKTSLIVELPVDRPGALLDMLEQFATRGINLSLLASRPIGDALGRYRFVVDADGHVLDERMADALLGLRRFSPKVVFLGSYPRADRAIVHYPDRYADEVFVEARDWLRALISGEPEA, from the coding sequence GTGAACTCCGACGCCGAGACATCCGCTCGCAGAACCTACAGCTATCTGGGACCGGCCGGAACGTTCACCGAGGCAGCGCTCGCACAGGTGCCCGAAGCGCGCGGTCAGAACTGGCACACGGTGAACAACGTGCCCGAGGCGCTCGCCGACGTCGTCGACGGCCGGTCGGATGCCGCCATGATCGCGATCGAGAACTCGGTCGACGGCGGCGTGTCCACGACGCAGGACGCGTTGGCGACCATTCCCGGGCTGCGGATCATCGGCGAATACCTCGTGCCGGTGCAGTTCGTGCTGGTCGCTCGCCCCGGCACGTCGTTGGCCGACGTGCACACGATCGCCGCCCACCCCGTCGCCTACGCGCAGTGCCTTGACTGGCTCGGCGCCCACGTCCCCTCGCACGCGCACCTGCCGGCATCCAGCAATGTGGCGGCGGCCGTGGAGATGCTGGACGGGACGACGCAGGTGGATGCCGCGATCGCGCCGCCCGGCATCGTCGAGCACCATCATCTCGAGCTGTTGGGTGAGAACATCGGCGACAATCCGAACGCGGTCACCCGGTTCGTGCTCGTGGGGCGCACCGTGGCACCGCCGGCGCCCACCGGGGCCGACAAGACCTCGCTCATCGTCGAACTGCCGGTCGATCGGCCCGGCGCGCTGCTGGACATGCTCGAGCAGTTCGCCACGCGCGGCATCAACCTGTCGCTGCTGGCCTCGCGTCCGATCGGCGATGCGCTGGGCCGGTACCGGTTCGTGGTCGATGCCGACGGACACGTCCTGGACGAGCGCATGGCCGACGCGCTGCTGGGGCTGCGTCGGTTCAGCCCGAAGGTCGTGTTCCTCGGGTCGTATCCGCGCGCGGATCGGGCCATCGTGCACTACCCCGACCGCTACGCCGACGAGGTGTTCGTCGAGGCACGCGATTGGCTGCGCGCCCTCATCTCGGGCGAACCCGAGGCCTGA
- the pgm gene encoding phosphoglucomutase (alpha-D-glucose-1,6-bisphosphate-dependent): MSRAGQPAQESDLIDIDEVINAYYDLRPDASVPSQRVAFGTSGHRGSSLTHSFNEDHILATTQAIVDYRNRQGIAGPLFLGRDTHGLSRPAERTAVEVLVANGVDVRSDSRNSWTPTPALSHAILTYNRGRDAADPGRADGIVVTPSHNPPADGGFKYNPPNGGPADTDATGWIADRANELITGGLEEVKRIRFADIDGDALGHYDFRQNYVADLQNIIDVEAIRRAGVRIGADPLGGASVDYWALIGEMYELDLTVVNPEVDPTWRFMTLDWDEKIRMDPSSPSAMAALVARRSEFDLLTGNDADADRHGIVTPDAGLMNPNHYLAVAIDYLFTHRPNWPADAAVGKTLVSSMIIDRVAASIDRTLLEVPVGFKWFVPGLLDGSVAFGGEESAGASFLRRDGSVWTTDKDGILLCLLASEILAVTGKTPSQRYAELEAQFGASAYQRVDAAATTEQKAALARLSPDDVTATTLAGEPITAKLSHAPGNGAAIGGLKVQTADAWFAARPSGTEDVYKLYAESLRGEEHLRQVQDEARAVVAAALGQ, encoded by the coding sequence ATGAGTCGTGCAGGACAGCCCGCCCAAGAGTCCGACCTCATCGACATCGATGAGGTCATCAACGCCTATTACGATCTTCGGCCGGATGCCTCGGTCCCCTCGCAGCGGGTGGCGTTCGGCACCAGCGGCCACCGCGGATCTTCGCTGACGCACAGCTTCAACGAAGACCACATCCTGGCCACGACCCAGGCCATCGTCGATTACCGCAACCGTCAGGGCATCGCCGGCCCCCTGTTCCTGGGGCGCGACACGCACGGGCTCTCGCGGCCCGCCGAGCGCACCGCCGTCGAGGTGCTCGTGGCGAACGGCGTCGACGTGCGATCGGACTCGCGCAACTCGTGGACGCCGACCCCCGCGCTCAGCCACGCGATCCTCACCTACAACCGGGGACGGGATGCCGCAGACCCGGGCCGGGCGGACGGCATCGTGGTCACCCCCAGCCACAACCCGCCTGCCGACGGCGGCTTCAAGTACAACCCGCCGAACGGCGGCCCCGCCGACACCGACGCCACCGGCTGGATCGCCGACCGGGCGAACGAACTGATCACCGGCGGCCTCGAAGAGGTCAAGCGCATCCGCTTCGCCGACATCGACGGCGACGCGCTGGGCCACTACGACTTCCGGCAGAACTACGTCGCCGATCTGCAGAACATCATCGACGTCGAGGCGATCCGGCGCGCAGGCGTCCGCATCGGCGCCGACCCGCTGGGCGGCGCATCGGTGGACTACTGGGCGCTGATCGGCGAGATGTACGAGCTGGACCTCACCGTCGTCAACCCCGAGGTCGACCCGACCTGGCGATTCATGACGCTGGACTGGGACGAGAAGATCCGCATGGACCCGTCGTCGCCGTCGGCGATGGCAGCCCTGGTCGCCCGCCGCAGCGAGTTCGACCTGCTCACCGGCAACGACGCCGACGCCGACCGGCACGGCATCGTCACGCCCGATGCGGGCCTGATGAACCCGAACCATTACCTGGCCGTGGCGATCGACTACCTCTTCACCCACCGCCCGAACTGGCCCGCAGATGCCGCCGTGGGCAAGACGCTCGTCTCATCGATGATCATCGACCGGGTCGCGGCATCCATCGACCGCACGCTGCTGGAGGTTCCGGTCGGATTCAAATGGTTCGTGCCGGGGCTGCTCGACGGCTCGGTCGCGTTCGGCGGCGAAGAGTCGGCGGGTGCGTCGTTCCTTCGCCGTGACGGCTCGGTGTGGACCACCGACAAGGACGGCATCCTGCTGTGCCTGCTGGCATCGGAGATCCTGGCGGTCACCGGCAAGACCCCGTCGCAGCGCTATGCGGAATTGGAGGCGCAGTTCGGCGCCTCGGCGTATCAGCGGGTGGATGCCGCAGCCACCACGGAGCAGAAGGCGGCCCTTGCCCGCCTGTCGCCCGACGATGTGACGGCAACCACGCTGGCCGGTGAGCCGATCACCGCGAAGCTCTCGCACGCGCCCGGCAACGGCGCTGCGATCGGAGGGCTGAAAGTGCAGACCGCCGACGCTTGGTTCGCCGCGCGTCCGTCGGGCACCGAAGACGTCTACAAGCTGTACGCCGAGTCGCTGCGCGGCGAAGAGCACCTGCGGCAGGTGCAGGACGAGGCACGCGCGGTGGTCGCCGCCGCCCTCGGCCAGTGA
- a CDS encoding LacI family DNA-binding transcriptional regulator produces the protein MQSTGRPRREPSINDVAREAGVSAQTVSRVANGKDVVRPATRERVIAAMQTLGYRPNSAARALKSGRYRTIGVIMFTLSSYGNMRTLEAIATEAAAAGYALTLIPLDAATQASVSGAFAQLSEQAVDGIVIVIEAHLLHQAEIELPSGLPVVVVDAGAQARRPVVDTDQAQGARLATEHLLDLGHQTVRHIAGPVESFSAERRLQSWRDTLVGWGAPVHQPLRGDWSADSGYRAGLALAAEPTVTAVFAANDQMALGAMRAFHETGRSVPTDISVVGFDDTREAANFWPPLTTIHQHFERVGVLALTALLQQIDGVDAPSPDLVPTELIVRASTAAR, from the coding sequence ATGCAGAGCACCGGTCGGCCTCGACGCGAGCCGTCGATCAACGACGTCGCCCGCGAGGCCGGAGTGTCGGCGCAGACGGTGTCGCGCGTGGCCAACGGCAAGGATGTCGTGCGCCCCGCGACCCGCGAACGCGTGATCGCCGCGATGCAGACGCTCGGCTATCGACCCAACAGCGCAGCGCGTGCACTGAAATCGGGGCGCTACCGCACGATCGGCGTGATCATGTTCACCCTGTCGTCATACGGCAACATGCGCACGCTGGAGGCCATCGCCACCGAGGCGGCGGCGGCTGGCTACGCCCTGACCTTGATTCCGTTGGATGCCGCGACCCAGGCCAGTGTTTCGGGGGCCTTCGCGCAATTGAGCGAGCAGGCGGTGGACGGCATCGTCATCGTCATCGAGGCGCACCTGCTGCATCAGGCCGAGATCGAACTGCCGTCGGGCCTGCCGGTGGTCGTCGTCGACGCCGGCGCGCAGGCGCGCCGCCCGGTCGTGGACACCGACCAGGCGCAGGGCGCGCGGCTGGCCACCGAGCACCTGCTCGACCTCGGGCACCAGACCGTGCGGCACATCGCGGGACCGGTCGAGTCGTTCTCGGCGGAACGGCGCCTGCAGTCGTGGCGTGACACGCTGGTCGGCTGGGGCGCGCCGGTGCATCAGCCGCTGCGCGGCGACTGGAGCGCCGATTCCGGATACCGCGCGGGGCTCGCGCTTGCCGCCGAGCCGACGGTGACCGCGGTGTTCGCCGCCAACGATCAGATGGCGCTGGGGGCGATGCGCGCGTTCCACGAGACGGGCCGATCGGTGCCCACGGACATCAGCGTCGTCGGCTTCGACGACACCCGCGAGGCGGCGAACTTCTGGCCGCCCCTGACGACGATCCACCAGCACTTCGAACGGGTGGGGGTGCTGGCACTGACAGCCCTGCTGCAGCAGATCGACGGTGTCGACGCGCCCTCACCCGACCTCGTGCCCACCGAGCTGATCGTGCGCGCGAGCACCGCCGCGCGCTGA
- a CDS encoding carbohydrate ABC transporter permease, whose protein sequence is MTTTIAPPLTSGPPTSARHRTTRDWRGWAFVAPFMIVFALVFLAPLAYSVYLSLFRTQLVGGTTFVGFENYLQALTDPQFWQAFGRVFAFLVVQVPIMLILALAAALALDSARLRGASFFRITLFLPYAVPAVVAVLMWGYIYGDQFGLTANINHLVVGFDLFTPFAKQWMLVSIGNIVTWEFVGYNMLIFYSSLKTIPTELYEAASIDGAGAWRTVFSIKIPALRGAIVIATIFSIIGSFQLFNEPNILRPLAPNVITTYYTPNMYAYNLSFAGQQFNYAATVAIIMGVITAVIAYVVQLRGSRAEVK, encoded by the coding sequence ATGACGACCACCATCGCACCACCGCTGACAAGCGGCCCGCCGACCTCGGCGCGCCACCGCACCACACGCGACTGGCGGGGCTGGGCGTTCGTCGCCCCGTTCATGATCGTGTTCGCGCTCGTCTTCCTCGCCCCGCTGGCCTACTCGGTCTACCTCAGCCTCTTCCGCACCCAGCTGGTGGGCGGCACGACCTTCGTGGGATTCGAGAACTACCTGCAGGCACTGACCGATCCGCAGTTCTGGCAGGCCTTCGGCCGGGTCTTCGCGTTCCTGGTCGTCCAGGTGCCGATCATGCTGATCCTGGCCCTGGCCGCAGCGCTCGCACTGGACAGCGCCCGGCTGCGCGGAGCGTCGTTCTTCCGCATCACGCTGTTCCTGCCCTACGCCGTGCCGGCCGTGGTGGCCGTGCTGATGTGGGGGTACATCTACGGCGACCAGTTCGGCCTGACCGCGAACATCAACCACCTGGTCGTCGGCTTCGACCTGTTCACCCCCTTCGCCAAGCAATGGATGCTGGTGTCCATCGGCAACATCGTCACGTGGGAGTTCGTCGGCTACAACATGCTGATCTTCTACTCCTCGCTGAAGACGATCCCCACCGAGCTGTACGAAGCCGCATCCATCGACGGTGCGGGAGCCTGGCGCACGGTCTTCTCGATCAAGATCCCCGCCCTGCGCGGCGCCATCGTGATCGCCACCATCTTCTCGATCATCGGCAGCTTCCAGCTGTTCAACGAGCCGAACATCCTGCGCCCGCTCGCCCCGAACGTGATCACGACCTACTACACGCCGAACATGTACGCATACAACCTCTCGTTCGCCGGTCAGCAGTTCAACTACGCCGCGACCGTCGCCATCATCATGGGCGTCATCACCGCCGTCATCGCCTACGTCGTGCAGTTGCGCGGCTCCCGAGCGGAGGTCAAATGA